From the Gordonia bronchialis DSM 43247 genome, one window contains:
- a CDS encoding transglutaminase family protein: MTIKVALEHRTSYAFDRPTKIYPHVVRLRPAPHSRTPIEAYSLRVEPGEHFLNWQQDAFSNYLARLVFPEPSTSLSITVSLVADLTSINPFDFFIEEWAEHYGFTYPDELRGDLEIFLRPVGVAEGEFAGAPVHPSIAAFAAEHRPVGKVRIIDFLVALNQAVRDAVGYTVRLESGVQTPEFTLSSAIGSCRDSAWLLVALLRELGLAARFVSGYLVQLASDVKSLDGPSGPDADFTDLHAWTEVYLPGAGWVGMDPTSGLFAGEGHIPLAATPNPVGAAPITGSTGPCHATLDFANTVTRFHEDPRVTLPYTPDQWDRVVALGAKVDGLMERRDVRLTMGGEPTFVSIDNQTDAEWTTAADGPHKRLLASRLAERLRRSYAPTGLVQRSQGKWYPGEPLPRWQIALFWRADGEPIWRRPELLADPWESAEDCEAGIELETSGPDPAETGDPAPAQKLLTSFAESLGLPVGQVMAAYEDPLVRMGELAALPPGGPSADPTVQTARAAALAAVAAEAGDDEDLDLPADSSAAREALLARLDAAVTEPTAYVLPLSRSEDGTAWQSARWTMRRGRLVLTPGTSPAGLRLPLNSLSWGPAPTFFEADPSARPDDLPADPALALGHRVVPADAEEFLPRTALVAEVRGGRLHVFMPPTSELEEFLAMVGLVEDAAAAIDTPVVVEGYGPPADGRITSLTVTPDPGVIEVNIQPTSSFAEQSELLESLYDHARHVRLGTESFDLDGSHGGTGGGNHITLGGTTPADSPMLRRPDLLVSMLTYWQRHPSLSYLFSGKFVGTTSQAPRADEGRESALYEMEIAFAEIDRLSAKGEFGGTAEAPPNPWVTDRALRHLLTDITGNTHRAEFCIDKLYSPESARGRLGLLELRAFEMPPHHRMAMVQSLLVRCLVSWFWENPYRARLIRHGADLHGKHLLPHYVIADIAAVAEELREAGYPFDTAWLDPFTEFRFPRLGTVQIRDQEVELRGAIEPWNTLGEESTGTGTARYVDSSIERVQVRVLGGEDDRYLLTCNGHPIPLRATGRTGERVAGIRFRAWQPPSALHPTISIDTPLTFDLVDTVNSRSVGGATYHVVHPGGRAYDRPPVNAVEAESRRNGRFESTGHTSGFVDVGLLRERQARLATDYGVPGILDLRRARTVLR; encoded by the coding sequence GTGACGATCAAGGTTGCACTGGAACACCGCACGAGCTACGCCTTCGACCGCCCGACGAAGATCTATCCGCACGTCGTCCGGCTGCGTCCGGCGCCGCACTCGCGGACGCCCATCGAGGCGTACTCGCTGCGCGTGGAGCCGGGCGAACACTTCCTGAACTGGCAGCAGGACGCCTTCAGCAACTATCTTGCGCGACTGGTGTTCCCGGAGCCCTCGACGTCGTTGTCGATCACGGTGAGCCTGGTGGCCGATCTCACCTCGATCAACCCGTTCGACTTCTTCATCGAGGAGTGGGCCGAACACTACGGCTTCACCTACCCCGACGAATTGCGCGGGGATCTCGAGATCTTCCTCCGGCCGGTGGGCGTGGCCGAGGGCGAGTTCGCCGGGGCGCCGGTGCATCCGTCGATCGCGGCGTTCGCGGCCGAGCACCGCCCGGTCGGCAAGGTGCGCATCATCGACTTCCTGGTCGCGCTCAACCAGGCGGTCCGTGATGCCGTCGGATACACCGTGCGCCTCGAATCCGGGGTCCAGACACCGGAATTCACGTTGTCGAGTGCGATCGGGTCCTGCCGGGACTCGGCGTGGCTGCTGGTGGCGCTGCTGCGCGAACTCGGCCTGGCCGCGAGATTCGTCTCCGGCTACCTGGTGCAGCTGGCCTCGGACGTGAAATCGCTCGACGGCCCGTCCGGGCCGGACGCCGACTTCACCGATCTGCACGCCTGGACCGAGGTGTACCTGCCCGGCGCCGGCTGGGTCGGCATGGATCCCACCTCCGGGCTGTTCGCCGGCGAGGGGCACATCCCGCTCGCCGCCACCCCGAATCCCGTTGGCGCAGCACCGATCACCGGTTCGACCGGACCGTGCCACGCCACCCTGGACTTCGCCAACACGGTCACCCGGTTCCACGAGGACCCCCGCGTCACACTGCCGTACACGCCGGATCAATGGGATCGCGTGGTCGCGCTCGGCGCCAAGGTGGACGGGCTGATGGAACGCCGGGACGTGCGTCTGACCATGGGTGGCGAACCCACTTTCGTGTCCATCGACAACCAGACCGACGCCGAATGGACCACCGCCGCCGACGGCCCGCACAAACGTCTGCTCGCCTCGCGGCTCGCCGAACGCCTGCGCCGGTCATATGCGCCCACCGGTCTGGTGCAGCGCAGCCAGGGCAAGTGGTATCCGGGGGAACCATTGCCGCGCTGGCAGATTGCGCTGTTCTGGCGTGCCGACGGGGAGCCGATCTGGCGTCGGCCCGAGTTGCTGGCCGATCCGTGGGAGAGTGCCGAGGACTGCGAAGCAGGTATCGAGCTTGAGACCTCGGGCCCGGACCCCGCCGAGACCGGTGACCCCGCGCCCGCGCAGAAACTGCTCACGTCCTTCGCCGAATCCCTCGGGTTGCCCGTCGGCCAGGTGATGGCGGCCTATGAGGATCCGCTGGTGCGGATGGGGGAGCTGGCCGCATTGCCGCCGGGCGGGCCGTCGGCGGACCCGACGGTGCAGACCGCCCGCGCCGCGGCGCTGGCGGCCGTGGCCGCCGAGGCCGGTGACGACGAGGATCTCGACCTGCCCGCCGATTCGAGCGCGGCACGTGAGGCATTGCTGGCCCGACTGGACGCAGCGGTCACCGAACCCACCGCCTACGTTCTGCCCCTGAGCCGCTCCGAAGACGGCACCGCCTGGCAGAGCGCCCGATGGACGATGCGGCGCGGACGGCTGGTGCTGACGCCGGGGACTTCGCCGGCCGGTCTGCGGCTGCCGCTGAACTCGCTGTCGTGGGGGCCGGCGCCGACGTTCTTCGAGGCGGATCCCTCGGCCCGCCCGGACGACCTGCCGGCCGACCCGGCGCTTGCCCTCGGGCATCGCGTGGTGCCGGCCGACGCGGAGGAGTTCCTGCCGCGCACGGCGCTGGTCGCCGAGGTGCGTGGCGGCCGGTTGCACGTGTTCATGCCGCCCACCTCCGAACTCGAGGAGTTCCTGGCGATGGTCGGTCTCGTGGAGGACGCCGCGGCTGCCATCGACACGCCGGTCGTCGTGGAGGGCTACGGACCACCCGCCGATGGTCGCATCACCAGCCTCACGGTGACCCCGGACCCGGGCGTCATCGAGGTGAACATCCAGCCGACGAGCAGCTTCGCCGAGCAGTCGGAACTCCTCGAATCCCTCTACGACCACGCCCGGCACGTCCGGTTGGGGACCGAGAGCTTCGACCTCGACGGCAGTCATGGCGGAACCGGCGGCGGCAACCACATCACGCTGGGCGGGACCACACCCGCCGACTCGCCGATGCTGCGCCGTCCGGACCTGCTGGTGTCGATGCTCACCTACTGGCAGCGGCATCCGTCGCTGTCGTACCTGTTCTCCGGGAAGTTCGTCGGCACCACCTCACAGGCGCCGCGGGCCGACGAGGGTCGCGAGTCGGCCCTCTACGAGATGGAGATCGCCTTCGCCGAGATCGACCGGCTCTCGGCGAAGGGCGAGTTCGGCGGGACGGCGGAGGCACCCCCGAACCCGTGGGTCACCGACCGCGCACTGCGTCATCTGCTGACCGACATCACCGGCAACACCCACCGCGCCGAATTCTGCATCGACAAGCTCTACAGCCCGGAATCCGCGCGCGGCCGGCTCGGTCTGCTGGAACTGCGCGCCTTCGAGATGCCGCCGCACCACCGGATGGCCATGGTGCAGTCGCTGCTGGTGCGTTGCCTGGTGTCGTGGTTCTGGGAGAACCCGTACCGGGCCAGGCTGATCCGCCACGGTGCCGACCTGCACGGCAAGCATCTGTTGCCGCACTACGTGATCGCCGACATCGCCGCCGTCGCCGAGGAACTGCGTGAGGCGGGGTATCCCTTCGACACCGCTTGGCTCGATCCGTTCACCGAGTTCCGGTTCCCGCGACTGGGCACGGTGCAGATCCGCGACCAGGAGGTGGAACTGCGCGGCGCCATCGAGCCGTGGAACACCCTCGGTGAGGAGTCCACCGGCACCGGCACAGCGCGCTACGTCGACTCGTCGATCGAACGTGTGCAGGTGCGGGTGCTCGGTGGTGAGGACGACCGGTACCTGCTCACCTGCAACGGGCACCCCATCCCGTTGCGCGCCACCGGGCGGACCGGGGAGCGGGTCGCCGGAATCCGGTTCCGCGCGTGGCAGCCGCCGAGTGCGCTGCATCCGACGATCTCCATCGACACCCCACTCACCTTCGACCTGGTGGACACCGTCAACAGCCGGTCCGTGGGCGGCGCCACCTATCACGTGGTGCACCCGGGTGGCCGCGCCTATGACCGGCCGCCGGTGAACGCCGTGGAGGCCGAGTCCCGCCGCAACGGACGGTTCGAGTCGACCGGTCACACGTCGGGCTTCGTCGACGTCGGCCTGCTCCGCGAACGGCAGGCGCGGCTGGCCACCGACTACGGGGTCCCCGGCATCCTGGATCTGCGACGGGCACGTACAGTTCTCCGGTGA
- a CDS encoding circularly permuted type 2 ATP-grasp protein codes for MFDRYRADGYTLFDVEQFAGGGAARTNPGVTALNPGGHYDEMLDAHGSVRPAWEELAAGYRLRGDARLRVAADRLATAVSDDGVIYNHFDGTRTVARDWQIDAVPLIVDGVQWAALEKALAQRSMLLDLLLRDLYRDQRTISAGLIAPEMVFGHPGYIRKAARLEVSGPHALFLHAADIARTPDGRFVVYADRTQAPSGIGFAIADRRLLSRTYPQLLRSCAPRPMATFAQTLRLALFDYAPAGVDDPTVAVLSPGSMSETAFDQAYLASVLGFPLVEGADLTVRDGAVYMRSLGRFKRVDVLLRRVDAAYADPLDLRTDSRLGVAGLVEAISRGNVTVVNTLGSGVLENPALHTVLERVAPALLDEELALGSVATYWAGDDLQRSHMVADLTGLVLTNIRTGEEHIGGLADAATRDTLVRRLHAETWQWVGRSLEKFSVAPTMTPGVLPARPGSAVRAAPVSLRAFSVAQGPTYAVMPGGLGSVLADGLEGAALHAVAAKDVWVTSAEGGHVSRRSETRTEPAQEVAVIRTGRPAGRGYSDVAAAASPRVLADLFWFGRYGERTELVTRMAKVARERYQDFQYRPWMSGTAAVPLLLHAVATVTGTARYLATADLLDGLQSAGQVDEGIVKITDLTVARTVPGTVAHSVDRLVTTVRAVRDQMSTSTWMVLTPVERAVESLTRQVSRARAGSAQPGSGDILGDPALDLGPDLGRTHEEILHGVLALSGLQSESMVHDAGWMFMDVGRRIERVITLADLTVAMFGQSRDIDVEQSLLESYLTANESSVIYRRRNRGLYQLASVAELLLFDETNPRSMIFQLDRIRYDLQSVPETLRSAGCERAVEEMIAELRRSDPADLVHVDAQHNRSDLRELMTTLRDAARDLSDLLTRTRFAPPHQAQPIWGGGES; via the coding sequence GTGTTCGATCGGTACCGCGCCGACGGCTACACCCTCTTCGACGTCGAACAGTTCGCCGGTGGCGGCGCGGCGCGTACGAATCCCGGTGTTACAGCGCTCAATCCCGGTGGGCACTACGACGAGATGCTCGACGCGCACGGTTCGGTACGACCCGCCTGGGAGGAACTGGCCGCCGGATACCGGCTGCGTGGTGACGCCCGGCTGCGGGTGGCCGCCGACCGTCTCGCGACCGCCGTCAGCGACGACGGGGTCATCTACAACCACTTCGACGGCACCCGGACGGTGGCCCGCGACTGGCAGATCGACGCCGTCCCGCTGATCGTCGACGGGGTGCAGTGGGCGGCCCTGGAGAAGGCGCTGGCCCAGCGGTCGATGCTCCTCGACCTGCTGCTGCGCGATCTCTACCGTGATCAGCGCACCATCAGTGCCGGGCTGATCGCGCCGGAGATGGTGTTCGGCCATCCCGGATACATCCGTAAGGCCGCGCGCCTCGAGGTGTCCGGCCCGCACGCCCTGTTCCTGCACGCCGCCGACATCGCCCGGACCCCGGACGGACGCTTCGTCGTCTACGCCGACCGCACCCAGGCTCCCTCGGGCATCGGTTTCGCCATCGCGGATCGCCGTCTTCTGTCACGTACCTATCCGCAGTTGCTCCGGTCATGTGCGCCGCGTCCGATGGCCACCTTCGCCCAGACACTGCGCCTGGCGCTGTTCGACTACGCGCCGGCCGGCGTCGACGATCCGACGGTCGCCGTGCTGAGTCCCGGCAGCATGTCGGAGACCGCGTTCGACCAGGCCTACCTCGCATCGGTCCTCGGCTTTCCGCTGGTGGAGGGCGCCGACCTGACGGTCCGCGACGGTGCGGTCTACATGCGGTCGCTGGGCCGGTTCAAGCGTGTGGACGTGCTGCTGCGCCGGGTCGACGCCGCCTACGCGGACCCGCTGGACCTGCGCACCGACTCCCGGCTGGGCGTGGCGGGCCTCGTGGAGGCCATCTCGCGCGGCAATGTCACCGTGGTCAACACCCTGGGCAGCGGCGTGCTGGAGAACCCGGCGCTGCACACGGTGCTCGAGCGGGTGGCCCCCGCCCTGCTCGACGAGGAACTCGCACTCGGTTCGGTCGCCACCTACTGGGCCGGTGACGATCTGCAGCGCTCGCACATGGTCGCGGATCTGACCGGCCTGGTGCTCACCAACATACGCACCGGTGAGGAACACATCGGCGGTCTCGCCGACGCCGCCACCCGCGACACGCTGGTGCGTCGCCTGCACGCCGAGACGTGGCAGTGGGTGGGCCGCTCGCTGGAGAAGTTCTCGGTGGCGCCGACGATGACCCCCGGCGTGCTGCCCGCGCGGCCGGGGTCGGCGGTCCGCGCGGCGCCGGTCTCGTTGCGTGCGTTCAGCGTCGCGCAGGGGCCGACCTACGCGGTGATGCCCGGCGGACTCGGATCGGTGCTGGCCGACGGACTCGAAGGCGCGGCGCTGCACGCCGTCGCCGCCAAGGACGTGTGGGTGACCAGCGCCGAGGGCGGCCACGTCTCGCGTCGGTCGGAGACCAGGACCGAGCCGGCGCAGGAGGTCGCCGTCATCCGGACCGGACGGCCGGCGGGTCGCGGCTACTCCGATGTGGCGGCCGCAGCGAGTCCGCGCGTACTCGCCGACCTGTTCTGGTTCGGCCGGTACGGCGAGCGCACCGAGTTGGTGACCCGGATGGCCAAGGTGGCCCGGGAGCGCTACCAGGATTTCCAGTACCGCCCGTGGATGAGCGGGACGGCGGCGGTGCCGTTGCTGCTGCACGCCGTGGCCACCGTCACCGGGACCGCACGCTATCTGGCGACGGCCGATCTGCTCGACGGTCTGCAGTCCGCCGGCCAGGTCGACGAGGGCATCGTGAAGATCACCGACCTCACCGTCGCCCGAACCGTGCCCGGCACCGTGGCGCATTCGGTGGACCGGCTGGTCACCACGGTGCGCGCGGTGCGTGACCAGATGTCGACGAGCACCTGGATGGTGCTGACCCCGGTGGAGCGCGCGGTGGAGTCGTTGACGCGCCAGGTGAGCCGGGCGCGAGCCGGATCCGCGCAGCCGGGGTCCGGGGACATCCTGGGCGACCCCGCCCTGGACCTCGGACCCGATCTCGGGCGCACCCACGAGGAGATCCTGCACGGTGTGCTGGCCCTGTCCGGTCTGCAATCGGAATCGATGGTGCACGATGCGGGCTGGATGTTCATGGACGTGGGCCGGCGCATCGAGCGGGTGATCACGCTGGCCGACCTGACCGTCGCGATGTTCGGGCAGTCGCGCGACATCGACGTCGAGCAGTCCCTGCTGGAGTCGTATCTGACGGCCAACGAGTCGTCGGTCATCTATCGGCGCCGCAACCGCGGTCTGTATCAGCTGGCCTCGGTTGCCGAACTACTGCTGTTCGACGAGACCAATCCCCGGTCGATGATCTTCCAGCTCGACCGGATCAGGTACGACCTGCAGTCCGTGCCGGAGACCCTGCGGTCGGCGGGATGCGAACGGGCCGTGGAGGAGATGATCGCCGAGTTGCGGCGCAGTGATCCCGCCGATCTGGTGCACGTCGACGCCCAGCACAACCGCTCCGATCTGCGCGAGCTGATGACCACGCTGCGCGACGCCGCGCGTGACCTGTCCGACCTGTTGACCCGCACCCGGTTCGCGCCGCCGCATCAGGCCCAGCCGATCTGGGGTGGAGGGGAGTCATGA
- a CDS encoding transglutaminase family protein: MTAVADVPAGGSVRRYRVVHRTCYIYDDEVSSSYGRCYLTPRDLPQQRVHSSEVRIDPEPDDRSTGVDVYGNNDTYFHVRTPHRALEVTAVSVVEVDPVDTQLLLSPEARAPWERARPAESGALAAEFVLDLDPPEITDAVVDYAATVFTPGRPLIEAVTDLTTRIHHDFTYRSGSTAISTRVDTVMERRVGVCQDFARVAIACLRSVGLAARYESGYLATDPPPGRERIFGADASHAWAAVWMPGDRWLAFDPTNDKLVDERHVTVAWGRDYDDVPPLRGVIYTESKKSRIDVSVDVSPLGPDGPDAGGEVAARS, translated from the coding sequence ATGACCGCAGTCGCCGACGTACCGGCCGGTGGGTCCGTGCGCCGCTACCGGGTGGTGCACCGCACCTGTTACATCTACGACGACGAGGTGTCGTCGTCCTATGGCCGCTGCTATTTGACTCCTCGCGACCTGCCGCAGCAGCGGGTGCACAGCTCGGAGGTGAGGATCGACCCGGAACCCGATGACCGTTCCACCGGGGTCGACGTGTACGGCAACAACGACACGTACTTCCACGTCCGGACCCCGCATCGGGCGCTCGAGGTGACCGCCGTGTCGGTGGTAGAGGTGGATCCCGTCGATACGCAGCTGCTGTTGAGTCCGGAGGCGCGGGCGCCGTGGGAACGGGCCCGCCCCGCGGAGTCGGGTGCGCTGGCGGCCGAGTTCGTCCTCGACCTCGACCCGCCGGAGATCACCGACGCGGTCGTCGACTACGCCGCGACCGTGTTCACGCCGGGCCGGCCGCTGATCGAGGCGGTGACCGACCTGACGACGCGAATCCACCACGACTTCACCTACCGCTCCGGGTCCACCGCGATCAGCACCCGGGTGGACACCGTGATGGAGCGCCGGGTGGGTGTGTGTCAGGATTTCGCGCGGGTCGCGATCGCCTGTCTGCGTTCGGTCGGCCTGGCCGCCCGCTACGAATCGGGGTACCTCGCCACCGACCCGCCGCCCGGCCGGGAACGGATCTTCGGCGCCGATGCCAGTCACGCGTGGGCGGCGGTGTGGATGCCGGGGGACCGCTGGCTGGCCTTCGACCCGACCAACGACAAGCTGGTCGACGAGCGTCACGTCACCGTGGCGTGGGGCCGGGACTACGACGACGTGCCGCCCCTGCGCGGGGTCATCTACACCGAGTCCAAGAAGAGCCGCATCGACGTGTCGGTGGATGTCAGCCCCCTCGGACCAGACGGTCCCGACGCGGGCGGCGAGGTGGCCGCGCGTTCTTGA
- a CDS encoding protein kinase family protein translates to MTVLTESRIMSVVRAAEALLSHRAGSAVVLDDPEDLGGSGRTTVVRVRVAANPLSLDRSLVIKALPEHEDPHAFHREIASYKYATALPSESRPGPQLIASDPDIRLMVLSDLGHGRSMTDLLSGVDPVETSRAVSAWGQALGRMHAATVGGEGDFLALVRRGPSGTEGGDSMRDAARRAVDSLARDAELLEVTVPESVADALETASTLFDDGDHRAFSPSDVGPENILLNEDGVQFMDYEWGGFRDATLDIAYALVTFTSQLAPSGVARATDLEVSMVDAWRSEVMGIWPALGHEREMQHKVLIARLLWVWLSTVWMLPGEVPVSPDDVSDGDGYAHDWALHTNDPRVIVARWTDLAAAAGRGGHRDIETFSAAVGLALQRAWLA, encoded by the coding sequence ATGACGGTACTAACAGAAAGCCGCATCATGAGCGTGGTGCGGGCGGCAGAGGCCCTGCTGTCACATCGCGCCGGATCTGCGGTCGTGCTCGATGATCCCGAGGATCTCGGCGGGAGCGGACGTACCACGGTGGTGCGGGTCCGTGTCGCCGCGAACCCGCTCTCCCTCGACCGGTCGCTGGTGATCAAGGCACTCCCCGAACACGAGGATCCGCACGCCTTCCACCGCGAGATCGCGTCGTACAAGTACGCGACCGCGCTGCCGAGCGAATCACGGCCGGGCCCACAGCTGATTGCGTCGGACCCCGACATCCGGCTCATGGTGCTCTCCGACCTCGGGCACGGCCGATCGATGACCGATCTGCTGTCCGGGGTGGATCCGGTCGAGACGTCGCGGGCGGTGAGTGCGTGGGGTCAGGCACTGGGCCGGATGCATGCGGCGACCGTCGGAGGCGAGGGCGACTTCCTGGCTCTGGTGCGGCGCGGACCGTCGGGCACCGAGGGTGGCGACAGCATGCGCGACGCGGCCCGCCGTGCCGTGGACTCCCTGGCCCGCGACGCCGAGTTGCTCGAGGTGACGGTGCCGGAGTCGGTGGCCGACGCCCTGGAGACGGCGTCGACCCTGTTCGACGACGGCGATCACCGCGCGTTCAGTCCGTCTGACGTCGGCCCGGAGAACATCCTCCTCAACGAGGACGGCGTCCAGTTCATGGACTACGAGTGGGGCGGTTTCCGCGACGCCACGCTCGACATCGCGTATGCGCTGGTCACCTTCACCAGCCAGCTCGCCCCGAGCGGCGTCGCCCGGGCGACCGACCTCGAGGTCTCGATGGTAGATGCCTGGCGTTCGGAGGTCATGGGCATCTGGCCCGCGCTGGGCCACGAGCGCGAGATGCAGCACAAGGTGCTCATCGCGCGGCTGCTCTGGGTCTGGCTGTCGACGGTGTGGATGCTGCCCGGCGAGGTGCCGGTGAGCCCCGATGACGTGTCCGACGGTGACGGATACGCCCACGACTGGGCGTTGCACACCAACGACCCGCGAGTGATCGTGGCGCGATGGACCGATCTCGCCGCGGCCGCCGGCCGGGGCGGGCACCGCGACATCGAGACGTTCTCGGCCGCTGTCGGGCTGGCCCTGCAGCGGGCGTGGCTGGCCTGA
- a CDS encoding replication-associated recombination protein A, with translation MDGLFDPPGTPAVSGLGAGPHGTRPDAPLAVRMRPQSLDEIVGQQHLLGAGSPLRRLISGSGAASVLLYGPPGTGKTTMASLISRATGGRFEALSALSAGVKEVRAVIDIARRRLVEGQQTVLFIDEVHRFSKTQQDALLDAVENRIVLLVAATTENPSFSVVAPLLSRSLVLQLRSLSDDDILEVLGRAVADPRGLDGRVEITDAALDHLVAVSGGDARRALTALEASADAALRESADDAGEPGGSVIDLPDVEAAIDRAAVRYDRDGDQHYDVTSAFIKSIRGSDVDAALHYLARMIAAGEDPRFISRRLMIHASEDIGMADPTALQTAVAAAQVVALVGMPEAKLALAQATIHLATAPKSGGVVAAIGAAIADVEAGKAGAVPAHLRDAHYAGAKKMGSGKGYRYPHDDPDGVLAQQYPPDDLVGVDYYTPTDHGFERELGPRLAKLRSIVRRVSRR, from the coding sequence ATGGATGGATTGTTCGACCCGCCCGGTACGCCGGCGGTGAGTGGCCTCGGCGCGGGTCCACATGGCACGCGACCGGATGCCCCGCTGGCGGTCCGGATGCGGCCGCAGTCGTTGGACGAGATCGTCGGCCAGCAGCATCTGCTCGGCGCCGGGTCGCCACTGCGCCGCCTGATCAGCGGTTCCGGTGCGGCGTCGGTGCTGCTCTACGGTCCGCCCGGGACGGGCAAGACGACGATGGCCTCGCTCATCTCGCGGGCCACCGGTGGGCGTTTCGAGGCGCTGTCGGCGTTGTCGGCGGGGGTCAAAGAGGTCCGCGCCGTCATCGACATCGCCCGGCGACGACTCGTCGAGGGTCAGCAGACGGTGTTGTTCATCGACGAGGTCCACCGGTTCTCCAAGACGCAGCAGGACGCCCTGCTCGACGCGGTGGAGAACCGGATCGTGCTGCTGGTGGCGGCGACCACGGAGAATCCGTCGTTCTCGGTGGTGGCACCGCTGCTGTCCCGGTCGCTGGTGTTACAGCTGCGGTCCCTGTCTGATGACGACATCCTCGAGGTGCTCGGGCGTGCGGTCGCCGACCCGCGCGGGCTCGACGGCCGCGTCGAGATCACCGACGCCGCCCTCGATCACCTCGTCGCGGTGTCCGGGGGTGATGCCCGCCGGGCGCTGACCGCGCTGGAGGCGAGTGCCGACGCCGCGCTGCGCGAGTCGGCCGACGACGCCGGCGAACCGGGGGGGTCGGTCATCGACCTGCCCGACGTGGAGGCGGCGATCGACCGGGCGGCCGTGCGCTATGACCGCGACGGTGACCAGCACTACGACGTGACGAGCGCCTTCATCAAATCCATCCGCGGTTCCGACGTCGACGCCGCACTGCACTACCTGGCGCGGATGATCGCCGCGGGTGAGGACCCGCGGTTCATCTCGCGCCGACTGATGATCCACGCCAGCGAGGACATCGGGATGGCCGATCCCACCGCGCTGCAGACCGCCGTGGCAGCCGCGCAGGTGGTGGCGCTCGTCGGCATGCCGGAGGCGAAGCTCGCCCTCGCGCAGGCCACGATCCACCTGGCGACCGCACCGAAATCCGGTGGTGTCGTCGCCGCGATCGGGGCGGCGATCGCCGATGTGGAGGCGGGTAAGGCGGGCGCGGTGCCCGCGCACCTGCGGGACGCCCATTACGCGGGTGCCAAGAAGATGGGTAGCGGCAAGGGGTACCGGTACCCGCACGACGACCCCGACGGTGTGCTGGCCCAGCAGTACCCGCCCGACGATCTCGTCGGCGTCGACTACTACACGCCCACCGACCACGGTTTCGAGCGCGAACTCGGTCCCAGGCTGGCGAAGTTGCGCTCGATCGTGCGCCGCGTGTCGCGACGCTGA